A single Methanolobus sp. ZRKC5 DNA region contains:
- a CDS encoding IS1 family transposase (programmed frameshift): MNCPKCKSSSHKKNGRIDGRQRYKCHDCGYNYSVDIKSTASPVSVKRQALQLYLEGLGFRSIGRFLGVSHVSVQKWIRKFGSELEDLKSENEISVVELDEMHTYIGNKKYCWIWIAVDRYGKKFIDCSFGSRGTKTGQKLWKKLKTKEVGEVMTDYWRAYAKLVPRNIHTRSKAETYTVEGYNSIFRHFLARLRRKSKCYTKSLEMLKISVLLLMKYRNKELAMFN; encoded by the exons ATGAATTGTCCAAAGTGTAAGAGTTCCAGTCATAAGAAGAACGGTAGGATTGATGGTCGACAACGCTACAAATGCCATGATTGTGGATACAACTATTCAGTAGATATAAAATCCACCGCTAGCCCCGTATCTGTTAAGCGACAGGCTTTACAACTCTATCTGGAGGGGTTGGGATTTCGTTCAATTGGACGTTTTTTGGGCGTTAGTCATGTTTCTGTTCAAAAATGGATTCGAAAATTTGGTAGTGAATTAGAGGATCTAAAAAGTGAAAATGAGATTTCTGTTGTGGAATTGGACGAGATGCATACTTATATTGGGAATAAAAAA TACTGCTGGATATGGATTGCTGTTGATAGATATGGGAAGAAATTCATCGATTGCTCTTTTGGCAGCAGAGGAACAAAAACAGGACAAAAACTCTGGAAAAAGTTAAAGACAAAAGAGGTTGGGGAAGTAATGACGGATTATTGGAGGGCATATGCCAAGTTAGTCCCCAGAAACATCCATACTCGATCAAAAGCAGAAACATATACTGTTGAAGGATACAACAGCATATTTAGGCATTTCCTGGCAAGACTAAGGAGAAAGTCAAAGTGTTATACTAAAAGTCTTGAAATGCTAAAAATCTCCGTTTTGCTCTTGATGAAATATAGGAATAAAGAACTAGCTATGTTTAATTAA
- a CDS encoding UbiD family decarboxylase, producing the protein MRKFIDQLRKNGKLVEITEPVSKVFEAPRIARKTPGPVLFHDIDGNKAIMNILGSRDELATMFGVDKDKIIKRLSEVSPDGEVVVVKDSPTMEVIEDDVDLTKLPIMTYFEKDAGPYITAGIVVTEYDDVMNAAIHRLLVVDKTRLAARLVAPRHSYVLHKKASDKGEKLPIAIVLGADPTVTFASTTRVPAGKEFHYAAALRGRPVELFECSNGIKVPHAEIVLEGYIDPKERVDEGPFVDITGTYDLVRQEPVIHITRILHRKDPIYHGILPAGPEHLLMMGVPYEPRIFNAVSEVTTVKNVVLTEGGCCYLHAVVQIEKQTEGDGKNVIMAAFAAHTSLKHVVVVDEDIDIFDLHDVEFAIATRVKGDMDMMIIPNVRGSSLDPRGAPDGTTTKMGIDATKVLKEAQNFERAKMPE; encoded by the coding sequence ATGAGGAAATTTATCGACCAGCTCAGGAAGAACGGGAAACTTGTTGAGATCACAGAGCCTGTTTCAAAGGTGTTCGAAGCACCGCGTATTGCCAGGAAGACACCCGGACCGGTGCTTTTCCACGACATCGATGGGAACAAAGCAATCATGAACATCCTTGGCTCAAGGGATGAACTAGCAACGATGTTTGGTGTGGACAAGGATAAGATTATAAAGAGACTCTCCGAGGTTTCACCTGATGGCGAGGTTGTTGTGGTGAAGGATTCACCTACAATGGAAGTCATAGAGGATGATGTTGACCTGACAAAGTTGCCGATAATGACCTATTTTGAAAAGGATGCAGGGCCTTACATCACAGCCGGAATTGTTGTTACAGAATATGATGATGTGATGAATGCAGCTATTCACAGGCTTCTGGTTGTGGATAAGACCAGACTTGCAGCAAGGCTTGTAGCTCCAAGACACAGCTATGTTTTACACAAAAAAGCATCCGATAAAGGAGAAAAACTCCCTATTGCAATCGTTCTGGGTGCTGACCCGACAGTCACTTTCGCATCCACAACACGTGTGCCTGCAGGAAAGGAATTCCACTACGCTGCTGCCCTTCGTGGCAGACCTGTGGAACTGTTCGAGTGTTCGAACGGAATAAAGGTCCCGCATGCAGAGATAGTCCTTGAAGGTTACATTGACCCGAAGGAGAGAGTTGATGAAGGACCATTTGTAGACATCACCGGCACCTATGACCTTGTGAGGCAGGAACCTGTCATACATATTACAAGAATATTGCACCGCAAAGACCCTATTTACCATGGAATACTTCCTGCCGGACCTGAGCACCTCCTGATGATGGGAGTTCCTTACGAACCAAGGATATTCAACGCTGTGAGCGAAGTCACAACCGTAAAGAATGTGGTGCTCACAGAAGGCGGATGCTGTTACTTGCATGCAGTGGTTCAGATCGAGAAGCAGACTGAAGGGGACGGAAAGAATGTTATCATGGCAGCCTTTGCCGCTCACACAAGCCTGAAGCACGTGGTTGTGGTTGATGAAGATATCGACATATTTGACCTGCATGATGTGGAGTTTGCCATTGCCACCAGAGTGAAGGGTGACATGGACATGATGATAATACCGAACGTCAGAGGAAGCTCACTTGATCCAAGGGGTGCACCTGACGGGACCACCACCAAAATGGGTATCGATGCAACCAAGGTACTCAAAGAAGCACAGAACTTCGAACGTGCAAAGATGCCTGAATAA
- a CDS encoding aconitase X catalytic domain-containing protein, which translates to MYLTQEEEKTLEGEYGPSLQKAIEILVALGDIYGADRLIPVKSAQIAGVSYKTMGNAGLEWISDLEGKVKIPSILNPAGMDINKWEEMGIDPVFAKKQQEIIEAYSKLGIQTKCTCTPYYLEGFDVTLDDHIAWSESSAVSYANSVIGARTNREGGPSALSAALVGKTANYGYHLDEMREPVIAVEVDCKLSGSDYGALGYVVGKTVGSRVPIFYMKNEPSKDEMKSLGAALAASGAVALYHIEGVTPEAVRNKFTKPEEIVPVERGQIDEVYETNSDIWSSEIITVGCPHCSPEELEKIARLVYGKKLEKEMWVCTAREVAERYPDLVKRIEKSGAKIVCDTCMVVSPATNKYSSITVNSGKALAYVPSMCKVAAKYASIEDCIKEAGAIDEN; encoded by the coding sequence ATGTATCTTACACAGGAAGAAGAAAAGACTCTTGAAGGCGAGTATGGCCCAAGTCTGCAAAAAGCAATCGAGATCCTTGTGGCACTGGGAGATATTTACGGTGCTGACAGGTTGATACCTGTAAAAAGTGCCCAGATAGCCGGAGTATCATATAAGACAATGGGAAATGCAGGACTGGAATGGATCTCCGACCTTGAAGGGAAAGTGAAGATACCTTCAATACTCAACCCGGCCGGCATGGACATAAACAAATGGGAAGAGATGGGTATTGACCCGGTTTTTGCAAAGAAGCAACAGGAGATCATAGAGGCTTATTCAAAACTTGGAATTCAGACAAAATGCACATGTACTCCTTACTATCTCGAAGGATTCGATGTCACCCTTGATGATCATATAGCATGGAGCGAGTCCTCGGCTGTATCCTATGCCAACTCTGTAATAGGTGCAAGGACAAACCGCGAAGGTGGACCTTCAGCCCTCTCAGCGGCACTTGTCGGAAAAACTGCAAATTACGGATACCACCTTGATGAAATGAGGGAACCTGTAATTGCCGTGGAAGTCGACTGCAAGCTTTCTGGCTCTGATTATGGTGCTCTGGGCTATGTTGTCGGGAAGACTGTGGGAAGCAGAGTGCCAATATTTTACATGAAGAATGAACCTTCGAAAGATGAGATGAAATCTCTCGGTGCAGCACTTGCAGCATCCGGAGCCGTGGCGCTCTATCATATAGAAGGAGTGACACCTGAGGCTGTCAGGAACAAATTCACCAAACCTGAGGAAATAGTTCCTGTTGAAAGAGGACAGATAGACGAGGTCTATGAAACTAACAGTGACATATGGTCAAGTGAAATAATAACCGTAGGATGTCCACACTGCTCTCCTGAAGAACTGGAAAAGATAGCACGACTCGTTTACGGAAAGAAACTGGAAAAGGAAATGTGGGTGTGCACCGCAAGGGAAGTTGCCGAGAGATACCCTGACCTTGTGAAAAGGATAGAGAAGAGTGGTGCAAAGATTGTGTGTGACACATGCATGGTGGTATCCCCCGCCACCAACAAGTATAGCTCCATTACAGTGAATTCCGGAAAGGCGCTTGCCTATGTGCCAAGCATGTGTAAGGTGGCTGCGAAGTATGCGAGTATTGAAGATTGCATAAAAGAGGCAGGTGCTATCGATGAAAATTAA
- a CDS encoding DUF126 domain-containing protein encodes MLSMKINCRTIARGVAEGEVLLTHDPISFLGNVDPETGEIVEPQHELYGQSISGKVLVFPHGKGSTVGSYVIYQLFKNNVAPAAMINLESEPIVAVGAIISEIPLVDRLESDPFELLKNGDMVTVNSTDSFIEISET; translated from the coding sequence GTGCTATCGATGAAAATTAATTGCAGGACCATCGCAAGAGGCGTTGCAGAAGGAGAAGTGCTCCTTACCCACGACCCGATATCCTTCCTTGGAAACGTCGATCCTGAAACCGGAGAAATTGTAGAACCTCAACACGAACTCTATGGCCAGTCCATTAGCGGAAAAGTCCTTGTTTTCCCGCACGGGAAAGGTTCCACAGTAGGCTCATATGTCATTTATCAACTTTTCAAGAATAATGTTGCCCCTGCTGCAATGATCAATCTTGAATCCGAACCCATTGTGGCAGTGGGAGCGATAATATCAGAGATACCTCTTGTGGACAGGCTGGAAAGCGATCCTTTCGAACTGTTGAAGAACGGTGACATGGTAACCGTCAACAGTACAGATTCATTTATAGAGATTAGCGAGACGTGA
- a CDS encoding TIGR04013 family B12-binding domain/radical SAM domain-containing protein, producing the protein MDVSFRWNKKNAYSLAALAPLLPGALKAKEPQDGIMIYSFATRQAESVFREIKTASTDSIFIAGGPHPSGETEETLELFDYVVIGEGEETLPELVETISSGKDVSRIKGIAYKDNNNKTIFTGKREPVDLDKYPCFDPDILMSPLEISRGCPFRCKYCQTPRLFEGKVRHRSIDSIVKYAKHYKDLRFTSSNALAYGSDGIHPRLDKVENLLSNLHQMEGKTIYFGTFPSEVRPEFVTDESLELITKYCTNTKVSLGAQSGSDRILRSILRGHTVDDVVRSIELCFDHGITPVVDFMVGFPDETEEEQDMSLELIQWICKKGGHVHSHYLTPLPGTPYANVTTSPVSKRYRKVMGKMALEGKVTGSWE; encoded by the coding sequence ATGGACGTCTCATTTCGCTGGAATAAGAAGAATGCATACAGTCTCGCAGCGCTGGCTCCCCTCCTTCCAGGTGCTTTAAAAGCCAAAGAGCCCCAGGACGGAATAATGATATACAGCTTTGCCACCAGGCAGGCTGAATCTGTTTTTCGGGAAATTAAGACAGCAAGCACTGATTCTATATTTATAGCAGGCGGCCCACATCCATCCGGAGAAACGGAGGAAACATTAGAGCTTTTCGATTACGTTGTCATTGGTGAGGGTGAAGAAACCCTACCTGAACTTGTAGAAACTATAAGCTCAGGCAAAGATGTTTCCCGGATTAAGGGGATAGCCTACAAGGACAATAACAACAAAACCATTTTCACAGGTAAAAGAGAACCTGTTGACCTTGATAAGTATCCATGTTTTGACCCAGATATCCTCATGTCACCTCTGGAAATAAGCAGAGGATGCCCTTTCAGGTGCAAGTACTGTCAGACACCCCGACTCTTTGAGGGAAAAGTAAGGCACAGGAGTATAGACTCTATTGTAAAATATGCAAAGCATTATAAAGACCTCAGATTTACATCATCAAATGCCTTGGCATACGGAAGCGACGGCATCCATCCAAGACTTGACAAGGTTGAAAACTTACTTTCAAATCTGCACCAGATGGAAGGAAAGACAATCTACTTTGGCACATTTCCCTCAGAAGTCAGGCCGGAATTCGTCACTGACGAGTCACTGGAGCTCATCACAAAGTACTGCACCAATACCAAAGTGAGCCTGGGAGCACAGTCCGGAAGTGACCGCATTCTCAGAAGCATCCTGAGAGGACACACCGTTGATGATGTTGTTCGGAGCATTGAACTCTGTTTTGACCACGGCATCACCCCGGTTGTGGATTTCATGGTGGGATTCCCTGATGAGACTGAAGAAGAACAGGACATGAGCCTTGAACTCATTCAGTGGATATGTAAAAAGGGTGGTCACGTACATTCACATTATCTCACACCACTTCCCGGCACGCCTTATGCAAATGTCACAACCTCGCCTGTCAGCAAACGTTACAGGAAAGTGATGGGAAAGATGGCACTGGAAGGAAAAGTTACTGGCTCGTGGGAATGA
- a CDS encoding MFS transporter — protein sequence MKGNLNLPLICVVAFFSMSAGALLGPVLPFMVEPLNTSREAVGLVLGMYTFSTALSMIFVSFITDRVGRKKILVPCLLINGIAGLACYFSTDMTSLLVLRFVQGIGIAGMLPIVMTMIGELYTGLDRVNAMGKMSMTTGIGAVSAPLIGGILASYGWNVPFLFYGLSIPLAIIVVFALPETNPHENRTHNTESIIKTLAEFRILYTIVLSFSIFFLLYTIVIYVPFILKDNFGFSVKEAGLALGIQGIAMAMISSRARSFSARYGKQKLLIAGFIITGIALGGFIFATSLPLVLVLIFLFGIGFGMVQPQLNTLATQVAPPGMMGSIVSVFNIMKYAGQTAAPLVLAVVLFNSDLQIVFGTSCTFAFLIAFSTYFFKDIYESLDG from the coding sequence ATGAAAGGAAACCTGAATCTTCCGCTGATCTGTGTTGTTGCTTTCTTTTCAATGTCAGCCGGAGCTTTACTTGGTCCTGTCCTTCCATTTATGGTTGAGCCATTGAATACTTCCCGTGAAGCTGTGGGACTGGTTCTTGGGATGTATACTTTTTCTACAGCACTTTCCATGATATTTGTTAGTTTCATAACAGATCGTGTGGGACGTAAAAAAATACTGGTGCCATGTCTTCTCATAAACGGAATTGCTGGGTTGGCGTGTTATTTTTCCACTGATATGACTTCACTACTGGTTTTGAGATTCGTTCAGGGCATAGGTATCGCAGGAATGCTCCCCATAGTCATGACCATGATCGGGGAGTTATACACCGGTCTTGACAGGGTCAATGCCATGGGTAAAATGAGCATGACAACTGGCATCGGGGCAGTTTCTGCTCCTCTTATAGGTGGTATACTTGCTTCATACGGATGGAATGTTCCGTTTCTCTTCTATGGCCTTTCGATACCTCTTGCAATCATTGTAGTATTTGCCCTTCCTGAAACAAACCCGCATGAGAACAGAACACATAACACGGAATCAATAATAAAAACTCTCGCTGAATTCAGAATCCTTTACACTATTGTACTGAGTTTCTCTATATTCTTCCTGCTCTACACAATAGTCATCTACGTTCCCTTTATCCTCAAGGACAACTTTGGTTTTAGCGTAAAAGAAGCAGGACTTGCACTTGGTATTCAGGGAATAGCAATGGCAATGATCTCATCCCGTGCCAGATCATTTTCAGCAAGATATGGTAAACAAAAGTTGTTAATAGCGGGTTTTATCATAACAGGTATCGCTCTGGGTGGCTTCATATTCGCAACATCCCTTCCTCTGGTTCTTGTCCTGATATTTCTCTTCGGGATTGGATTTGGAATGGTGCAGCCCCAGCTGAACACTCTCGCAACCCAGGTAGCTCCACCTGGAATGATGGGAAGTATTGTGTCAGTGTTTAACATCATGAAATATGCAGGACAAACCGCAGCTCCACTTGTACTTGCAGTTGTGCTATTCAATAGCGATCTGCAGATAGTCTTTGGCACTTCGTGCACGTTTGCATTTTTGATCGCATTTTCAACGTATTTCTTTAAGGATATCTATGAGAGTCTAGATGGATGA
- a CDS encoding YkgJ family cysteine cluster protein, whose amino-acid sequence MIKVTSPIEKQLKAVDDELKGVQNYPMDKLISIIQDVGFECDFCARCCTREFNDHVFLLNDDAIRIKAISPDYLEPAPYYELCDQHGQFYVSGYALKVKEDGSCTFLNEKRCSIYEQRPSICSLFPYMLHREPDEDGNIDWRQIGGIGQHGCYHTEISDDESKEIALQIKSYETTFLAQVIEFFKTAEEYFKKNSLKHVPSVYDREIRKFNKGEEITVFVLFNGDFIEHKVKKQ is encoded by the coding sequence TTGATCAAGGTTACTTCACCAATTGAGAAACAGCTTAAAGCAGTGGATGATGAACTTAAAGGTGTACAGAATTATCCAATGGACAAATTGATATCCATAATACAGGATGTTGGCTTTGAATGTGACTTTTGTGCACGCTGCTGCACCCGGGAATTCAATGATCATGTTTTTCTTCTTAACGATGATGCCATCAGGATAAAGGCCATATCTCCGGATTATCTGGAACCTGCTCCTTATTATGAACTATGCGACCAGCACGGGCAGTTCTATGTTTCCGGTTATGCACTTAAAGTAAAAGAAGATGGTTCATGTACTTTTCTTAATGAAAAAAGATGCTCTATCTATGAACAACGTCCTTCGATATGCAGTCTTTTCCCTTACATGCTGCATCGTGAGCCGGATGAGGATGGTAATATCGACTGGAGGCAGATAGGTGGAATCGGTCAGCATGGTTGCTACCATACGGAAATCAGTGATGATGAGTCTAAAGAGATAGCTCTTCAGATCAAGTCTTATGAAACAACATTTCTTGCGCAGGTAATAGAATTCTTCAAAACAGCAGAAGAATATTTCAAAAAAAATAGTCTCAAACATGTGCCGAGTGTGTATGACAGGGAAATAAGGAAGTTCAATAAAGGTGAGGAAATTACAGTTTTTGTCTTGTTCAATGGTGATTTTATCGAGCATAAGGTCAAAAAACAATGA
- a CDS encoding DUF5350 domain-containing protein, whose translation MGKTGSIEWVKVKGRNGRAIKVQKSKAGKAHPGPAQRYSSSGAKRRFLRRSPKALVK comes from the coding sequence ATGGGTAAGACAGGCAGCATTGAATGGGTAAAAGTAAAAGGACGTAACGGCAGAGCAATCAAGGTCCAGAAATCAAAGGCAGGAAAAGCACATCCAGGACCAGCACAGAGATATAGTTCATCAGGTGCTAAAAGAAGATTCCTTCGCAGATCTCCAAAAGCACTCGTAAAGTGA
- the thsA gene encoding thermosome subunit alpha — protein sequence MAGQMAGQPIFILREGSQRTRGKEAQSNNIMAAKAVAEAVRTTLGPKGMDKMLVDSLGDVVITNDGATILKEMDIEHPAAKMIVEVAKTQDDEVGDGTTTAAVIAGELLKKAEELIDQDVHPTIIASGYRMASVKAAEIINALAKTVTRDNKDVLMNISGTAMTGKGAEATKEVLAKISVAAITSIVDEDNKVDMENIKIEKKVGARIEESELIEGMIIDKERVHTNMPKKVENAKIALINTAIELKDTEVDAEISITSPEQLQSFLDQEEKMIKDLVEKVVNSGANVVFCQKGIDDMAQHYLAKADVFAIRRVKKSDMQKLSRATGAKLITNVDEITEADMGKADLVEEKKIGGDPMTFVTGCVNPKAVSILLRGSTEHVIDNIERGLNDSLRVVGVAIEDEKLVAGGGSPEVEVALRLQEYAATLSGREQLAVKAFAEALEIVPRTLAENAGLDPIDMLMELRAHHEKGIKTAGLNVYTGEVIDMWEAGVVEPLRVKTQAINAAAESAVMILRIDDIIASRQGGAGPSAADMVPGMPPGGMPGMGMDM from the coding sequence ATGGCAGGACAGATGGCAGGACAGCCAATTTTCATATTAAGAGAAGGAAGCCAGAGAACTAGAGGCAAAGAAGCACAGAGCAACAACATCATGGCTGCAAAAGCAGTCGCTGAAGCTGTAAGAACAACACTTGGACCAAAAGGAATGGACAAGATGCTTGTAGACAGTCTCGGAGATGTGGTCATCACAAACGATGGTGCAACCATTCTTAAAGAGATGGACATCGAGCACCCTGCAGCAAAGATGATCGTGGAAGTAGCCAAGACCCAGGACGATGAGGTCGGTGACGGAACAACCACAGCTGCTGTAATTGCCGGCGAACTCCTCAAGAAAGCAGAAGAGCTCATTGACCAGGACGTACACCCAACAATCATAGCATCCGGTTACAGAATGGCATCAGTGAAGGCTGCAGAGATTATTAACGCACTCGCAAAAACAGTTACCAGAGATAACAAGGACGTACTGATGAACATTTCCGGAACAGCAATGACCGGAAAGGGCGCAGAAGCAACAAAGGAAGTTCTCGCAAAGATCTCAGTTGCTGCTATCACAAGCATTGTTGATGAAGACAATAAAGTCGACATGGAGAACATCAAGATCGAGAAGAAGGTCGGAGCACGTATCGAAGAATCCGAGCTTATTGAAGGTATGATCATTGACAAAGAACGTGTCCACACCAACATGCCAAAGAAGGTCGAGAACGCAAAGATCGCACTCATCAACACAGCTATTGAACTTAAAGACACAGAAGTCGATGCTGAGATATCCATTACATCACCTGAGCAGCTTCAGTCCTTCCTTGACCAAGAAGAGAAGATGATCAAGGACCTCGTTGAGAAAGTAGTCAACAGTGGTGCAAACGTTGTATTCTGTCAGAAGGGAATCGATGACATGGCACAGCACTACCTTGCAAAGGCAGATGTATTCGCAATTAGAAGAGTTAAGAAGAGCGACATGCAGAAACTTTCAAGAGCTACCGGTGCAAAGCTCATCACAAACGTTGACGAGATCACAGAAGCTGACATGGGTAAGGCAGACCTTGTAGAAGAGAAGAAGATCGGCGGCGACCCAATGACCTTCGTAACAGGATGTGTAAATCCAAAGGCAGTTTCAATCCTCCTCCGTGGCAGCACAGAGCACGTCATTGACAACATCGAAAGAGGACTTAATGACTCACTCAGAGTAGTCGGAGTAGCAATCGAAGATGAGAAACTCGTAGCTGGTGGCGGATCACCTGAAGTTGAAGTTGCACTTAGACTTCAGGAATACGCAGCAACCCTCAGCGGCAGGGAACAGCTTGCAGTCAAAGCATTCGCAGAGGCTCTTGAAATAGTCCCAAGAACACTTGCAGAGAACGCAGGTCTCGACCCAATAGACATGCTTATGGAACTGCGCGCACACCACGAGAAGGGCATAAAGACAGCAGGTCTGAATGTCTATACTGGAGAAGTAATTGACATGTGGGAAGCAGGCGTAGTTGAGCCACTCAGGGTAAAGACCCAGGCAATCAACGCAGCTGCTGAATCTGCAGTCATGATTCTCAGGATCGATGATATCATCGCATCCAGACAGGGAGGAGCAGGACCTTCCGCAGCAGATATGGTTCCAGGTATGCCACCGGGCGGAATGCCAGGTATGGGCATGGATATGTAA
- a CDS encoding ORC1-type DNA replication protein has product MSKDMLLWDETLFYKGEILEFDYLPDYFAHRDSQMQALRFSLKPALRGMRPVNCLVKGPPGTGKTTAVMKVFNEMKEYTDNVVFVKVNCQMDSTRFAVVSRIYEQLVHITPPSSGVSFRRLFEKVIKYLLDANKTLVVALDDINYLFPEGHADEVMYSLLRAHEQYPGARISVIAIISDVGIPYSFDPRVGSVFLPEEVAFPRYEIGEIADIIASRVKHAFYQDVVSDEALDRVVTYVDMTGDLRIGIDLLKRSGLNAERRASKTVAAEDVEKAYEASRLLHLCRNIKSLSDNEKTLLGLIAKDSSIQTGELYKSFHEITGLGYTRFYEIIEKMHASRLIDADFSGKGMRGRTRYVAPAYNSKDILKCLE; this is encoded by the coding sequence GTGAGCAAGGACATGCTTCTGTGGGATGAGACTCTTTTTTATAAAGGGGAGATACTTGAATTTGATTACCTCCCTGACTATTTTGCACACCGTGACTCTCAGATGCAGGCCTTGCGCTTCAGTTTGAAACCTGCATTAAGGGGTATGCGGCCGGTTAATTGTCTTGTGAAAGGTCCACCTGGGACAGGGAAGACAACTGCCGTTATGAAAGTTTTCAATGAGATGAAAGAATACACTGATAATGTGGTCTTTGTGAAGGTCAACTGTCAGATGGATTCCACACGGTTTGCTGTTGTTTCAAGAATATATGAGCAACTTGTTCATATCACTCCACCTTCATCCGGTGTGTCATTCAGGAGACTTTTTGAAAAGGTAATTAAGTATCTTTTGGATGCTAACAAGACTCTGGTTGTAGCTCTTGATGATATCAATTATCTTTTTCCCGAAGGACATGCAGATGAAGTTATGTATTCTTTGCTGAGGGCTCATGAACAATACCCTGGAGCCCGAATTTCTGTAATAGCCATAATCAGCGATGTGGGAATTCCATACAGTTTCGACCCGCGGGTCGGTTCTGTATTTTTACCTGAAGAGGTAGCTTTCCCGCGGTATGAGATAGGTGAGATCGCAGATATAATTGCCAGCCGTGTGAAACATGCTTTTTATCAGGATGTGGTGTCAGATGAGGCCTTGGACAGGGTTGTCACTTATGTGGATATGACAGGTGATCTCAGGATAGGTATTGATCTTCTGAAGCGTTCTGGTCTTAATGCAGAACGCAGGGCTAGCAAGACAGTTGCTGCTGAAGATGTTGAGAAGGCTTATGAGGCTTCCCGGCTTTTGCATTTATGTCGGAATATAAAGTCACTTTCTGATAATGAAAAAACATTGCTCGGGCTTATTGCAAAGGATAGTAGTATTCAGACAGGTGAGCTCTATAAATCATTCCATGAAATAACCGGACTTGGATACACCCGATTTTATGAAATTATTGAGAAAATGCATGCGTCAAGACTTATTGATGCAGATTTCTCCGGCAAGGGTATGCGTGGAAGAACACGGTATGTAGCACCTGCTTATAATTCTAAGGACATACTCAAATGTCTTGAGTAA
- a CDS encoding cysteine desulfurase, giving the protein MYDVLTIREDFPVLNDVIYLDNAATTQTPVQAISSMLDYFYKYAANHGRGAHRLARETTNHYEDSREIVASFFNMDVENTIFTKNATESINIVSRGFPWQKGDHVIVTLVEHHSNLLPWMRLKELGVELSVVKPDIHGVVDPADIRSVINDRTRLIAVNHVSNVFGSIQDIEGIINMARQNSVKVLVDGSQSAGNMPMDIKSVDPDYFVCPGHKGLLGPQGTGILYIKEPDTIEPLYLGGGMVSSVTPDSFKMEPSPAKFEAGTPNIPGIIGLGRAVEYVDNIGVGSIEKHELSLARETALRLGEIDGVDVYGPKERAGVVSFNVVGMNAHDVAMILDQTHSICVRSGYHCAMPSIDHLGVNGTVRASFALYNTEAEVETLVKTVSDITSLV; this is encoded by the coding sequence ATGTATGATGTTCTTACCATCAGGGAAGACTTTCCCGTATTAAATGATGTTATATATCTGGACAACGCCGCTACAACGCAGACGCCTGTTCAGGCGATATCATCAATGTTGGATTATTTCTATAAATATGCGGCAAATCATGGACGAGGGGCCCATCGGCTTGCAAGGGAAACCACAAACCACTATGAAGATTCCCGGGAAATAGTGGCATCTTTTTTTAATATGGATGTTGAAAATACCATTTTTACAAAGAATGCAACAGAAAGTATCAATATAGTTTCCCGAGGTTTTCCATGGCAAAAAGGCGATCACGTCATAGTGACTCTTGTTGAGCATCATTCCAATTTGCTTCCATGGATGCGATTAAAGGAGCTGGGTGTTGAACTCTCTGTTGTCAAACCCGATATTCATGGAGTTGTCGACCCTGCAGATATCAGGTCTGTTATCAATGACAGGACTCGACTTATAGCAGTGAACCATGTTTCCAATGTGTTCGGTTCAATACAGGATATAGAAGGGATAATTAACATGGCAAGGCAGAATAGTGTGAAGGTACTGGTGGATGGTTCCCAGTCTGCTGGAAATATGCCAATGGATATTAAGTCGGTTGACCCGGATTATTTTGTATGCCCTGGGCATAAGGGTTTGCTTGGACCTCAAGGGACTGGTATATTGTACATAAAGGAGCCGGATACTATCGAACCTTTGTACCTAGGTGGTGGTATGGTGAGTTCCGTAACTCCTGATAGTTTTAAAATGGAGCCAAGCCCTGCAAAGTTTGAAGCCGGAACACCTAATATTCCTGGTATAATAGGCCTTGGACGTGCTGTTGAATATGTGGATAACATTGGTGTGGGATCAATTGAAAAACATGAACTTTCTCTTGCAAGGGAAACTGCTTTGCGTCTTGGTGAGATAGATGGTGTTGACGTCTATGGGCCAAAGGAAAGGGCTGGAGTGGTATCTTTCAATGTAGTTGGGATGAATGCTCATGATGTAGCTATGATACTTGACCAGACGCACAGTATCTGCGTGAGGAGTGGTTATCATTGTGCAATGCCGAGCATAGATCATCTGGGGGTCAATGGCACAGTGAGGGCGTCGTTTGCTCTTTACAACACTGAGGCTGAAGTTGAAACTCTGGTTAAAACGGTTTCAGATATTACTTCGCTTGTTTAA